GGTCGCGGTCGCCGACTACGTCATCGACAACGGCGGCGAGCTCGTGGATCTGGAGGCGCGCGTCGCCGAGGTGTGCGCCGAGCTCCGCGGGCGTTTCACGGCCGGCGAGAGGTGATATGGTTGGGGCGGGGCTGCCCCGGAAGGAGGTCGCGGACGATGACCGACGGCAACGAATTCGTGGACCGCGAGACCGGGCGGGCGTTCGCCGACGCCCGCGGGCTCGTGGACGCTTTCATCGCGCGCTTCTCGGCGAAGGTCTCCGAGGCGCGGGGCGCCGCGATCGCCTTCGATCCGCTCGACGCGGACGGCTACACGTGCCTGAGCCGCGGCTCGGCGACGATCGGCATCAACGTCCTCGCCGAGCAGGGGACCCTCCTGTTCCTCTCGCGCGTCATCAAGGTCCCGGCCGAGAAGAGGGAGGAGCTCTACCGCTTCGTCCTCGAGCTCAACTACACCGCCACCTCGGACGCCGCGTTCGCGATCGAGCGGGACACGGACACCGTGTGCCTGCGGGCCATGCGGTCGCTCGCGGGCCTCGACTACGACGAGTTCGAGGACATGCTGCACTCGATCGCGGCGGTCGCCGACGAGTGGGACGACGAGCTCCGGGAACGCTTCTCCTGATCCGCGGGTTCGCTCCGCCGCGCGCCTCACCTTCACGGCCGAGCTTACGGGGCTCCCCGTCCGGTTGATCGTCCGGTGACGAAAAGGGTTGAGCGCGCCCGCGCGGGAAGATAGATCTCGGACGATGACGGCCGCCCTGAAGATCCTCGTCGACGTCGCGGTCTTCCGCCTCAAGAAGCTCGAGATGGCGAACCTGATCACCGCGGGCGCGGTCATGGTGGCGCTCGGCCTCGCGTGGGCCGACATGGCCGTCCGGTTCGGGTTCGGGCTGCTGCTCAACCTGCTCGCGTACCTCTCGAACGACTACTTCGACGTGGACCAGGACCTCGAGTCGCCGAACAAGGACCGCGCGAAGTGCCGCTTCCTCAAGGATCACATGGGCGCCGCGCTCGGCGCGCAAGTAGGGCTCGCGGTCTTCCTCGCGCTCGTCGCGATCGCCTGGAGCCCGGATCTGCTCGTCCCGCTCGTGCTCGGCGCCGGCATCTGCTGGATCTACTCGTGGAAGCTCAAGCGCGTGCCGTATATCGATGTCATCTCGATGATCGTCTGGGGCATGACGATGTCGATGGTCGGCCTGCCGCTCGACCGCGCGCTCGGGTGGCTGCTCGTCTGCCAAGCCGCCCTGTTCTCGGCCTGCTTCGAGTCGATCCAGGTGATCCGCGATCACGACGAGGATCTCGCCGAGGGCGTGCGCACGACCGCCGTGCGGCTCGGGATCCCCGCGACGCGGGTCCTGCTCCGCGCCTTCATGATCGTCTCCGCGGCGTACGCGGCGCTCTTCCTGCACCGCTGGATAGGGCTCGCGCTGCTCGCGTGCCTCTTCCTCCCGCTCGATCCGAAGCGGGCGGACGTCTACTGGACCCGGCAGCGGTTCATCATGGGGATCGTCTTCGTCGCGATGATCGGCTGGATCTGGTGGACCGGGAGCGGCGACGGCTGGCTCCTCGCGATCGATCGCGGCGCGACGATCGACCGCCTGTCCGGACTCGTGCGCTGAGCGGCGGGCGCGACGGCTCGGCGGCTAGTGGCAGCCCGCGCCCTTGCAGGACTCGTTCGCCTTGTACTTCGCGTAGTCCTTGCCCGCCTTCGGGATGCCGGCCTTCGTGTGGCAGTACGCGCAGTTGACGATCTCGTCGCCCTTCTTCTTGCCCTTGTGCTTGTTGTTCAGCGGCACGTCGGCGAGCGCGGCGCCCCCGATGAACATCGAGATGACCGCGAGTGTCAGGATCAGCTTCTTCATGCGCCCACCCTCCTCGTCGGCGCCCGCGGGGCGCCTGAGCTTGGGACTCGACCTCACAGGAATATATTTAGATTCCCGGTTCGCGCGAGCCCAAAACGGCGCGGGGCCTCCCGTTTCGGGAATGGGTGGACCGGGCCGACCGTCTTTGCTAGCTTTTCGCCGTGGCCGCGAAGCGAAAGATCCTGATCATCGAGGACGAGAAGGACATCGCCCTCGGCCTGCGGGACGCGTTCGAGTTCGAGGGCTGGACCGTGGAGACGGCCGAGCGGGGCGCCGAGGGGATCGAGCTCGCCAAGAAGGTCGAGCCGGATCTCTTCATCCTCGACCTCATGCTCCCGGACATGAACGGCTTCCAGGTCTGCGCCGCGGTCCGCGAGCGCTACCGGACGACTCCGATCCTCATCCTGTCCGCGCGCTCCCAGGAGAACGACGTCATCCGCGGGCTCGAGACCGGCGCCGACGACTACGTCACGAAGCCGTTCTCCATCGGCGAGCTGCTCGCCCGGGTGCGCGCGATCTTCCGCCGCGCCGATCGCGCGGGCGCCAGGAAGTCGGTCACGATCGCCGTCGGCGACGCCGCGGTGAACGTGGGGACGCACACGGCGAAGGTGCGCGGGAGCGAGGTCGACCTCGGGTTCTACGCCACGGCGATCTTGCAGCTGCTCGACGAGCACCGCGGCGAGCCGGTCACGCGCGACGACATCCTCGACGCGGTCTGGGGAATGGACGCGAACCCGACGAACCGCACCGTCGACAACTTCATCATGAAGCTGCGGCGCAAGCTCGAGGCCGATCCGGCGCAGCCGCGCCACATCCTCACGGTCTACGGCCAGGGCTACAAGCTGATCTGAAGCTCGCCGGATTGTCAGGAACCGAAAGAAGGTCTAGAGTTCAGCGCTTTGGGCGATCCCGGCTCACGGGCGGTGCGGCCGGGGTGATCGAACGATTGACCTTGATGATCTAGAGACGGGAGCGAGCAAATGACAGACTTCGAGAACGACGGGGCTTACGTCGCGGCGGACGGGAACGACGACTACGATCCGACCTTGGACGATCCCAAGAGCGAAGAGGAGGGCGAGGAGGAGAGGCCGGCCGTGCCAGCGTTCCAGGCGGCCGGAGATCCGACGCGGGTCTCCATCGACTGGGTCGAGCTCGAGGGCGCCCTCGAGAACAACTCCCCGGAGCTGCACTCCTTCCTCAACAAGGCGACCGGCGACGTCGTGCGGATCTTCCGCGGCAGCGAGGGCGCCGAGCAGAGGCTGCGCGAGGTCGAGGACGACCCCGACTACCTGTACATCGAGCCGATCTCGTCGCGCGAGCAGTACAGGTGGATGGAGGAGTTCATCGAGGCGACCGAGGAGCCGAACCTCAAGGACAAGCTGAACATCGCCATCGACGGCAAGGGCGCGTTCCGCAGGTTCAAGGACGTGCTCGTCGGCTACCCCGAGGAGCGCGAGCGCTGGTTCGCGAAGCGCGCCGTGAAGCTCCGCTCCCACATCACCGAGTGGCTGACCGCCAAGAACATCGAGCCGCTCAACATCCCGCCGTGGGACGAGGAGGGCGCGCCGCTGGCCGCGGACGGCCACGCCGAGCCGGGCCGGGAGTGGGTCCGCGAGGGCGCGACGGATCTGCGTCAGGTCGCCCACGACCTCGTGGACCTCGTGCCGTCGAGGGAGCTGCCCACCGCGGTCGCGTTCCTCGAGTTCCTGCGCAGCCGCCGGGGCTTCAGGCGACCGCGCTACGGCGCTTGAGAGCCGTGCCCGCCGCGCGCCCGGGTCGCACGCCCCTCGCGGCCGCCGCGCTCTGCCTCGCGGCTGTCGTCGCCGCGACCCCCGCTCGGACGCAACCCGCCGGGGTCGACGGCATCGTCGCGCTCGTCGGATCGGCGCCCGGCGACGAGGGCGCGGCGACGCCCCTGCTCGCGAGCGACGTCGCGCTCCACGCCGCGCTCGCGTCCCTCCTGCGCGGCGCCCCGGCGGGCGCCCCGCCGAGCGGCGAGGAGTTCGCGGCGGCAGGCCGGCAGGCGATCCTGCTCTCGCTCCTCGTCCGGGACGCGCACCAGAGCGGCGAGGAGATCGAGCCCGCCGCGCAGGCGCGGGTCCTGGAAACCGTGACCGCGAACGCGGGCGGGGAGGGCGCGTTCGCCGCTCTGCTCGCCTCCCTCGGCGCGGCCGCGGACGACGCCTCGGCCTGGGCCGGCGACGTGGCGCTCGCCGCCGCCCAGCTCGCCTACATGCGCGAGCAGATCGAGCCGCCGTCCGACAAGGAGGTGCAGCGCCGCTTCGCCGCGCAGGACCACCCCTTCGTCGGCCGCGAGCTCAAGGAGGTCAGGGGCCGGCTGCGCGAGCTCATGATGTCCGAGCAGCTCGCCGCCGCGCTCGGCGCGCTGTTCGTCCAGGCGCTGCGCGACGGATCCGTGCGAATCGTGCGGCCATGACGGCGATCTCGATCCGCCGCGCCGCGCTCGCGGACCTGGACGCGATCATGGCGATCGAGGAGGCGTCGTTCACCACGCCGTGGCCGCTCGACGCGATGCGCGACGAGATCCTGAAGAACGAGTGGTCGGCCGTGACGGTCGCGGAGCTGGACGGACGCATCGCGGGGTTCGCGGTGTGCTGGACCGTCGCCGACGAGCGCCACCTGCAGAACCTCGCGACCGCCCCCGAGCTCCGGCGGGGCGGGGTGGGCGACGCCCTCGTGCGGCGGATCGTCGACGACGGAAAGCGGGGCGGCGCGCAGTTCGTCATCCTCGAGGTCCGCGCGTCGAACGAGGCCGCGAAGGCGCTCTACGCGCGGTTCGGCTTCCAGGAGATCGGCCTGCGGAAGGGCTACTACCAGGACAGCGGCGAGGACGCGATCGTCATGGTGCTCGCGCTGAGGGAGGGGGAGGGCTGGTAGCGCCGCCGGCGCCGAGCCGGATCACGTGCCGCGCCGGATTATTCCCCGAACCGCTTGCGCTCCATTGTCGCGGTGCCGTCGGGCGCGAGCGTGACGACGAAGAGATCGCCGAAGTCGCTCTCGCCGAGGGTCACGGGCTCGGCCACGCCGAGCGCCTCGAGGATCTCTGGCACGGTATTCGAGTGGCCGACGACGAGGACGCCGCCCCTTGCCGCGCTCCGGATCTTCGCGACGAGCCCGGCGACGTCGTTCGGCGCGTACTCGATCACCTCGAGCCCTGCGGCCGCGGCGGACGGCGCGGCCGTGCCCTTCGTGCGGGCGTACGGCGTCGAGTAGACGGCGACGAGCGACGCGACGTCGATCTCTCGGGCGAGCGCCGCGGTGCGGAGCGTCCCCTGTTCGGCGAGCGGCGGATCCTCGGGCGCATCGGCCGACACCGCCTTCTCCGCGTGGCGCACGACGTAGACGGTTCTCGCCGTGCCGCCGCATCCGACGAGCAAGAGCGCGAGCGCGAGCGAAGCGAAACGACGGTTGATCCGCATGTTGCCTCCTCCTCCCCTTCTACAACCGATCGTCGGGATCGCGATAGCCTGCCGGCGTCCCGGATCTTTCCCGGAAGGGAGAGGCCTGATAAGTTGCAGGCCGCGATCCATGTCGATACGCCCGCACCACCGCACCCGTCTCGCCGCCGTCGCGGTCGTCGCGATCGTCGCCGCGGGCGCGGGCGCGCTGCGGTTCGAGGACGTGGACCCGGCGGCGCCGCTCGCTTCGCAGATAGGCTCGGCGACCGGGCTCAGCGTGCGGCCCGCGTCGCTCGTCTGGGTGGGCGAGGCGCCGGCCGGAGATCTCGGGTCGGTGGCCGCGGCGCGCGAGATCGTCTTCCTCGCGTCGAGGGATCCCGCGGGCGCGGCGGATCTGTACCGCGCCGAGCTGCGCGTCGCGCCCGGGCCGCGGATCGTCGGGGCGGGCGGGCTGCGCAACCTCACCGAGTCGCCCGACGGCGACGACTTCGCGATCGCCGCGTCGTGGCCGCACATCGCCATCGCCACGCGCGCGCTCGACCAGGTCCGGTCGATCACGGTCTTCGACGTCCGCGGCCAGAGCCTCCCGCGCGACGGCTCGTGGGGCCCGCTCGAGCGCGGCCTCGGGCGGCTCACGGACCTCCAGCGCACCGGGAGGGTTTCGGGATTCGCCCGCACGAGCGTCCGGTTCGAGCGGCCGCCGAGCGCGGTCGATCTCTCGTTCGCCGCGAGCGCGACGAAGCCGTCGCTCCTTCTCGAGTGGGCGGATCGCGCCGGGCAGCGGCGGCTCGCGAGCGTCGACCTCGGCGCCGGCCGGACGGGTTCGAAGGAGATCGACGTCTCGACGGAGATGCGGCTGCCCAAGCGGCCGATCCTGTGGCTCGTCGACACGGTCCGGGCCGTGTGGTGGATCGGGCCCGGGCCGATCGAGTGGGTCGAGGGACGGTTCTTCGCGCTCAAGGACCGCGCCCACCGCCTCCGCTACTCCGTGTTCGGCGACGACGAGGGCGAGACCGACGGGATCGCTGCGGGCGACGATCCGGGCGCGGGCGTCAGCGCCGCGGCCGCGCTGCCGGACCACCCGCCGGGGCTCGAGATCGGCGCGGACAGGGCGCGCATCGACTGGCCACCCAAGCCCCTGGATCCGCCCGTCTTCAAGAGCCGCAAGCGCGGCGAGGGCGAGTGGGCGCCGGCGGTGCCGGAGTTCGTGCGCACGCTGCCCGGTGCCCCGCCGTCGGTCTACCGCACGTTCGTGCGCAGCGACGTGGAGCGGCCGTACGTCCGCGTCGAGCTGCTCGCCATGGACATGCGACAGCTCGATCTCCACATGGTCGGCGGCCAGGAGGATCCCCGCCCCACCACCGGCACGACCGGCACCGGCGAGATCCCGCGCGACCGCGAGATCCTCGACAGGCTCGTCGCGGCGTTCAACGGCGCGTTCAAGACCGAGCACGGCGCCTACGGCATGATGGTCGAGCGCAACGTGCTCCTGCCGCCCCAGGACGAGGCCGCGACGGTCGCGTCCTACGCCGACGGCAGCGTCGCCATGGGGTCGTGGCCCAAGGGCGCCCCGATCCCGCAGGAGATGGTCTCGTACCGCCAGAACATGGATCCGCTCGTGGAGGACGGCGTCGTGAACCCGCGGCGGCGGCGGCTGTGGGGGTTCACGCTCGGCGCCGATCTGTCGAACATGAACACGATCCGGTCCGGTCTCTGCCTGACCGCGGACGGGACGATGATCTACGCGTGGGGCGACGAGCTCACGGCCAAGACGCTCGGCGTCGCGATGAACGCCGCGGGCTGTGTGTACGGCATCCACCTGGACATGAACCCGTACCACACGGCCTACCTCTTCTACAGGTTCAAGGAGCTCGACGAGGACGTCGAGCGGCCTGAGTTCGAGGCGAAGCTCGTGTTCCCGGCGATGCTGTACTCCCCGTGGCGCTATGTGAACGGCGCGCCCAAGGACTTCTTCTTCGTGACGCTCAAGCGCGAGGCCCCGCCGGGAGAGGGGTGGAGCCCCGACGGGGTCGCCCAGCCCGCGCCGGCGTTCCTGCCGGCCGTCTTCCGGAAGAGAAGCGGTGCGCTGGCGCTCACCGCGTTCGACGTGTCGAGGCTGCGCGTCGCGCTCGCGGCCGGAGACGTGCCGGAGACGCTCGGCCTCGCGGCCCAGCCCGCCGCGGGATCGTCGGAGCTCGATCTCGCCGCGGAGATCGCCCTCGGCCGGTGGTCGGCGGATCGCGGGCAGATCGCCCACAGCGCGGTGGTGGCGGCGCCCGCGCGGGATTGCGCGTCGCTCGTCGTGCGCCGGGGGGCGGCGCCGGAGGTGGTCGCGTGGACCGGCGATCGCACGGCGGACGACGTCGTGCAGGGGGATTGGCTGATCCGCGGCGGCGCGGCGGGAGAGGGGAGCGGCGAGATCGTGGGCGTCGGCCCGTCGCCGGACGGGCGCTTCGTGTACGCGGCCGAGGGGCCGTTCGCGGAGGTCGCGGCGGCGCTCCAGGGCGCGGGCGTCGAGCAGGCCGTCGCGTTCCCCCGGGCCGAGGGGGCAAGGAGCGTGATCGTTCGCGGGGAGAGCGGCTGGGTCTCGGGCGGAGGGGACGCGCCGGCGTGCCGCGACGCGGCGAACGCGCGCCTGACGTTCGAGGCGGTCATCCGGCGGCCGGGCGCGCTCCGTGTGGGTGCGACCGCGCCGCCCATCGCCGCGGCGGGAGCCGAAGCCGATGCTCGCGGCACTCTGGTGGAGACGGAACGAAAACCGGATCGATGAAAAGGAGCACTCGAGTGACGCACGCGAAACGAATTCTCGTCGCGGTCCTGTTCGGGATCGCCTGGGCCGGCGGCGCCTGCAACTCGGGCGGCGGCGGCGACGCCGATGCGGGCGACGGCGACGGGGGTGCGGACGCCTCGACCGACGACGACCTCGCGTACCCGGTCACCGGCATTCCGGCCGAGTGGTTCCCCTGCTCGTTCATCGACGGCGAGGACGACGGGCTCGCCGAGTGCTCGTCCACGGCCATGCCGCTCTTCTGGGACGATCCCGGCGGCCAGACCGTCGAGATCTACGCCAAGCGCAGGCTCGCGGCGATCCAGCCCGCCGAGGCCCAGATGTGGTTCCTCCACGGGGGGCCGGGCGCCTCGGGCTGCGAGGGGCTGCCGCCGCTCATGGACAAGATCCAGGCGCTCTACCCGGAGCTCGACGTGTACACGATCGACCACCGCGGCGTGGGGGACTCGGATCGGCTGACCTGCCCGACCGAGTCGATGCAGGACGAGGAGGAGCTCGCCGAGTGCATCTCGTACATCCAGGACGAGTGGGGCGACGGGCTCGACGCGTACGGCACGTCGTTCTCGGCGGTGGACGTCGCGGCGTACGTCGAGGCGACCCGCGCCCCGGGCCAGAAGGTCTTCGTCTGGGGCGGCTCCTACGGCACCTACATCGCCCATCGCTACGTGGAGATCTTCCCGGAGCAGGCGGACGGGATCGTGCTCGAGGGGATCTGTCCGGCCGACTCCTCGTTCATCTGGAGCTCCGAGGAGTTCGACAAGGCGGGCAAGCGGCTCATGGCCCTGTGCGCGGACGACGCGTACTGCGGCGACAAGATGGGCAAGGACATCGTCGAGAGCGTGGAGGAGCTGTACCAGAGCCTCTACACGTACCACTGCCAGGAGGCCGGCGACGCCCGCTACTACGTGCCGTACATGGCGATGTACATGCTCTACTACCACCCCTACCACAACGCGGTGCCGGCGCTCCTGTACCGCGCGATGCGGTGCAACGACGAGGACGTCGACGCGCTGAACCACACCCTGTACATGCTGTTCGGTCCGGACTCCACGTTCATGGATCTCGGCGAGGGGTACTCGGACGTCCTGTACAAGCACGTCGTGTACTCCGAGATGTGGGCGCACCCCGACTTCCCCGACGAGCAGTCGCTCATGCAGTACTTCGCCGAGATCGAGTCCGAGGCGGTGTTCGGCACCGGCTCCGGGCAATACATGTACGAGGAATGGGAGGTGTGGCCGAGGTACGAGGACCCGACGTGGGACGACAAGTGGGCCGAGACCGCGACGCCGATGCTCATGCTGCAGGGCGTGCTCGATCCGGCGACGGGGTACGACCGGGCGATCGCGGTGGGCGAGCACTTCGACGGCCCGAACCAGACGTTCGTCGCGTTCCCGACCGCGGGGCACAACGTGTCGAGCGGCACGCCGGTCTCCGAGGATCCGGACGCGGTCCACTGCGGCCGCCGGCTGTTCGTCGACTTCATCAAGGACCCGACCGCCGCGCTCGACCTCTCCTGCGTCGATCAGGTGCTGCCCAACGACTTCGAGGGCGATCCGGCGCTCGCGGATCTCGTGTTCGGGACGAATCACCTCTGGGAGGACGCGTCGGGCAAGGGGCCCGCGGCGCCGGCGCCGCCCCCGGCCGAGTGGCTCGAGACGCTCGCCGAGCTCAGGAGCCGCATCCGCCGCGACATGCCGAACGCCGCCCGCGACCTCGGCCTCGAGTAGCCCGCCCGGTCACGCCTTCGCCGCCGGCAGGAACGCCTCGAGGATCCGCCGCGCCTCGTCCGCCCGGCCGCGCCGCAC
Above is a genomic segment from Pseudomonadota bacterium containing:
- a CDS encoding YbjN domain-containing protein, encoding MTDGNEFVDRETGRAFADARGLVDAFIARFSAKVSEARGAAIAFDPLDADGYTCLSRGSATIGINVLAEQGTLLFLSRVIKVPAEKREELYRFVLELNYTATSDAAFAIERDTDTVCLRAMRSLAGLDYDEFEDMLHSIAAVADEWDDELRERFS
- a CDS encoding UbiA family prenyltransferase, which translates into the protein MTAALKILVDVAVFRLKKLEMANLITAGAVMVALGLAWADMAVRFGFGLLLNLLAYLSNDYFDVDQDLESPNKDRAKCRFLKDHMGAALGAQVGLAVFLALVAIAWSPDLLVPLVLGAGICWIYSWKLKRVPYIDVISMIVWGMTMSMVGLPLDRALGWLLVCQAALFSACFESIQVIRDHDEDLAEGVRTTAVRLGIPATRVLLRAFMIVSAAYAALFLHRWIGLALLACLFLPLDPKRADVYWTRQRFIMGIVFVAMIGWIWWTGSGDGWLLAIDRGATIDRLSGLVR
- a CDS encoding response regulator transcription factor; its protein translation is MAAKRKILIIEDEKDIALGLRDAFEFEGWTVETAERGAEGIELAKKVEPDLFILDLMLPDMNGFQVCAAVRERYRTTPILILSARSQENDVIRGLETGADDYVTKPFSIGELLARVRAIFRRADRAGARKSVTIAVGDAAVNVGTHTAKVRGSEVDLGFYATAILQLLDEHRGEPVTRDDILDAVWGMDANPTNRTVDNFIMKLRRKLEADPAQPRHILTVYGQGYKLI
- a CDS encoding UPF0158 family protein, with the protein product MTDFENDGAYVAADGNDDYDPTLDDPKSEEEGEEERPAVPAFQAAGDPTRVSIDWVELEGALENNSPELHSFLNKATGDVVRIFRGSEGAEQRLREVEDDPDYLYIEPISSREQYRWMEEFIEATEEPNLKDKLNIAIDGKGAFRRFKDVLVGYPEERERWFAKRAVKLRSHITEWLTAKNIEPLNIPPWDEEGAPLAADGHAEPGREWVREGATDLRQVAHDLVDLVPSRELPTAVAFLEFLRSRRGFRRPRYGA
- the rimI gene encoding ribosomal protein S18-alanine N-acetyltransferase, which produces MTAISIRRAALADLDAIMAIEEASFTTPWPLDAMRDEILKNEWSAVTVAELDGRIAGFAVCWTVADERHLQNLATAPELRRGGVGDALVRRIVDDGKRGGAQFVILEVRASNEAAKALYARFGFQEIGLRKGYYQDSGEDAIVMVLALREGEGW
- a CDS encoding histidine phosphatase family protein, which codes for MRINRRFASLALALLLVGCGGTARTVYVVRHAEKAVSADAPEDPPLAEQGTLRTAALAREIDVASLVAVYSTPYARTKGTAAPSAAAAGLEVIEYAPNDVAGLVAKIRSAARGGVLVVGHSNTVPEILEALGVAEPVTLGESDFGDLFVVTLAPDGTATMERKRFGE
- a CDS encoding alpha/beta hydrolase; translated protein: MTHAKRILVAVLFGIAWAGGACNSGGGGDADAGDGDGGADASTDDDLAYPVTGIPAEWFPCSFIDGEDDGLAECSSTAMPLFWDDPGGQTVEIYAKRRLAAIQPAEAQMWFLHGGPGASGCEGLPPLMDKIQALYPELDVYTIDHRGVGDSDRLTCPTESMQDEEELAECISYIQDEWGDGLDAYGTSFSAVDVAAYVEATRAPGQKVFVWGGSYGTYIAHRYVEIFPEQADGIVLEGICPADSSFIWSSEEFDKAGKRLMALCADDAYCGDKMGKDIVESVEELYQSLYTYHCQEAGDARYYVPYMAMYMLYYHPYHNAVPALLYRAMRCNDEDVDALNHTLYMLFGPDSTFMDLGEGYSDVLYKHVVYSEMWAHPDFPDEQSLMQYFAEIESEAVFGTGSGQYMYEEWEVWPRYEDPTWDDKWAETATPMLMLQGVLDPATGYDRAIAVGEHFDGPNQTFVAFPTAGHNVSSGTPVSEDPDAVHCGRRLFVDFIKDPTAALDLSCVDQVLPNDFEGDPALADLVFGTNHLWEDASGKGPAAPAPPPAEWLETLAELRSRIRRDMPNAARDLGLE